Below is a window of Streptomyces sp. WMMB303 DNA.
CGGGCCGCGGCGCACCAGGGACACCTGGACACGGCCCGCGTCCGCATGCCGCAGCGCGTTGTGCAGGGCCTCCTGCGCGACCCGCAGCAGGGCCTCCTCCTGGGCCGCGGGGAGAGCGCGCACGCCCTCGCACACGAAGTCCACCTCGGCACTGTGCGCGCGGTCCAGAACCTGGGCCTGGGTGCGCAGCGTGGCGACCAGGCCGTCCTCGTCCAACGCCGCGGGGCGCAGTTCGACGACAGCCGCCCGCAGCTCGTCGGCGGCCTCGCCGGAGAGCCGGGCCACCTCGTGCAGTTCGGCCTTCGCCCGCGCGGGATCGCGGTCGACGAGGGCCGTGGCCGCCTGGGCCGTCAGGCGCAGCGAGAAGAGCTTCTGGGCCACCGCGTCGTGCAGCTCGTGGGCGATACGGGTGCGCTCCTCGGCGATGGTCAGCTCGCGGCTGCGCTCATAGAGCCGCGCGTTGGTCAGCGCGATGGCGGCGTGCTGCGCGAGCAGGCGGAGCAGTTCCTCATCGTCCTCGGTGAAGGCGCAGGTCCGCTCCCGGGACGCCGGTCGGCTCTGCTCCCGCGGAGGCGCGCAGCGCTTGTTGGCGAGGAAGAGCGCGCCCAGTACCTGCTCGCCGTCGGCGATCGGCATGCCGAGGAAGTCGGCCATCATGGGGTGCGCGGTAGGCCAGCCGCCGAACCGGGGGTCCCTGCGGACGTCGGCGAGCCGCTGGGGAGTGGCGTCCTGCAGCATCGCGGCGAGGATGCCGTGCTGCCGCGGGAGCGGGCCGATGGCCTTCCACTGCTCGTCACTCACTCCGGCGACGACGAACTGCGCGAAGCCGCCCTGATCGTCGGGGACGCCCAGCGCCGCGTACTCCGCGTCGAGCAGATCGCGGGCCGAGGCGACGATCGTCTGGAGGACGTCGCGCACCTCGAGCCGGCGGTTCATGGCGAGCAGTGCCGCACTGACCGCGGCGAGCCCTGTGCGGGGGACCATGCCGATCACGGTACCCGGCGGCACCGGGGCACGGATCGGACCCGGGCCAGGGTCGGGACGGGCCGGAGGTCCTAGGTCCGGCGACGCACGGGCCGGTGCACGGGGCGGCGGCGGGGCGGCGGCGCGGCGACAGAAAAAGGGGCCCCGGCCGAGGGACCCCTTCTCCGTGCGGACCGCGCGGTCAGGCACTCACTTGCGCATGATCTCCGGCTCGTGGCGGCGCAGCAGCCGGATGACGATGAAGTAGCACAGGATGCTCATCCCGACGAGGATGCCCACGTCCGTCACCCACTGGTCCAGGGAGTGGTCCCACAGCGGGTCGGTGTTGGTCGGGTCCTTCTTGTCCTGCGGCATCAGGCGGCCCAGCTCGACCGTGGTGCCCAGGGCCGCGACAGCCCACCGCGAGGGCATGAGCCAGGCGAACTGCTCCACACCAGGGCTGTCGAACAGTTTGAAGAGCACACCCGTGAAGACGATCTGCACCACGGCGAAGAGCAC
It encodes the following:
- a CDS encoding GAF domain-containing sensor histidine kinase, with translation MGMVPRTGLAAVSAALLAMNRRLEVRDVLQTIVASARDLLDAEYAALGVPDDQGGFAQFVVAGVSDEQWKAIGPLPRQHGILAAMLQDATPQRLADVRRDPRFGGWPTAHPMMADFLGMPIADGEQVLGALFLANKRCAPPREQSRPASRERTCAFTEDDEELLRLLAQHAAIALTNARLYERSRELTIAEERTRIAHELHDAVAQKLFSLRLTAQAATALVDRDPARAKAELHEVARLSGEAADELRAAVVELRPAALDEDGLVATLRTQAQVLDRAHSAEVDFVCEGVRALPAAQEEALLRVAQEALHNALRHADAGRVQVSLVRRGPSAVLTVTDDGRGFDPGAVHSAGRHLGLVSMRDRASGVGGTLTVRSEPGKGTAVALEVPGG